Below is a genomic region from Streptomyces sp. RPA4-2.
CCCGCGCCCGCCGCCTCGCCCGTCCGAGCAAGGAGCCCTGGCGCGACGGGCCGGAAGGCCCCGTGCCGTTCATGACGGTGCCGGGCGCTTCGCGGGCGTCAGTTCGGCCAGAAGGAGCGTCCGGTCGTCCGCGCCGCCACCGGCGGGCGGCGTCTTGTGCAACAGCCGCTGGCAGAGTGACTCCAACGCGTCCGGGCCCTCGGTGCCCGCGGGTTCCGCGCCGTCCGTGCCGAGGAGACCGGCGAGGCGCGCGATGCCCTGCTCTATGTCGGTGTCGCGGGACTCGACCAGTCCATCGCTGTAGAGCAGCAGCAGGATCGGTTCGGGCACCCGGACGACGGTGGGTTCATAGCTGCCCATGCCCAGTCCGAGGGGCAGGCCCGCGCTGGTGAGCGTGAGGGGCCTGGCACGTCCGTCCGCGGTGCGGATCAGTGGTGGGGGATGACCGGCTCCGACGAAGGTGCAGAGCTGTTTCTGCGCGTCCCACTCGGCGTACACGCAGGTGGCGAAGGAGGCGCCCGGCGTGTCACAGGCCAGCGCGTCCAGCCGGCGCATCAGCTCGGCCGGCGTGATGTCCAGCCCCGCGAGGGTTCGCACGGCCGTGCGCAGCTGGATCATGGCGACGGCCGATTCCGGCCCGTGCCCCATGGCGTCCCCGACGATCAGACTGACGCGGCCGTCGGACCGCGGCAGTACGTCGAACCAGTCACCGCCGATGATGTTGTCCTGCCCGGCCGGGAGATAGCCATGGGCGATACGACACCCCTCGAACGTCTGTGAGGTCGCGGGCAGCAGGCTCTGCCGGATGGCCAGCGCCATGCGGCGTTCGCGTTCGTAGCG
It encodes:
- a CDS encoding PP2C family protein-serine/threonine phosphatase; this encodes MPRDSTPPVEGTTLRNEAHSHADDAAAAFARLRPVFSGAADAIGSELNLHLTGSHVVQALVPGFCDAASVYLLERWLLEENAYHSADPAQIEARRLALRIGTDAPEDWEGTLPVGEVIVFPRQTPYTRCIATRTTQLLDSVDAHTSERLSTAGGDDVRMDALLRTASFLVVPLHLRGIAVGFIACTRGPDRAPFVTEDAASVESLAARACVALDNARRYERERRMALAIRQSLLPATSQTFEGCRIAHGYLPAGQDNIIGGDWFDVLPRSDGRVSLIVGDAMGHGPESAVAMIQLRTAVRTLAGLDITPAELMRRLDALACDTPGASFATCVYAEWDAQKQLCTFVGAGHPPPLIRTADGRARPLTLTSAGLPLGLGMGSYEPTVVRVPEPILLLLYSDGLVESRDTDIEQGIARLAGLLGTDGAEPAGTEGPDALESLCQRLLHKTPPAGGGADDRTLLLAELTPAKRPAPS